A genomic stretch from Microbacterium proteolyticum includes:
- a CDS encoding zinc-binding dehydrogenase, whose protein sequence is MLRVEELAEPQPGADEAVISVAFGGICGSDLHYWQHGAAGESILRAPMVLGHELSGTVLVGAADGSGPAAGTPVTVHPATPGRPDFRYPPDKPNLSGGTYLGSAARFPHTDGGFARRIALPTRMLRALPADLSLEVAALAEPAAVAWHAVSRADRLSDKRVLVIGSGPIGALIVAAARRVGAREIIAVDLHEQPLEIAARVGATRSLRATDTDTIAHVDADVVFESSGNPRGLASAVSAATRGGQVIMVGLIPAGEQPALLATAITRELRLAGSFRFNDEIDEVIRALTDQSLAVGPVVTHTFPVADAVTAFDVAADPRRSGKVLLDFA, encoded by the coding sequence ATCCTGCGCGTGGAAGAACTGGCGGAACCCCAGCCCGGAGCTGACGAAGCGGTCATCTCGGTCGCCTTCGGCGGAATCTGTGGCTCCGACCTGCACTACTGGCAGCACGGCGCGGCGGGCGAATCAATCCTCCGAGCACCGATGGTGCTCGGGCATGAACTGTCGGGCACCGTGCTCGTCGGCGCCGCCGACGGATCCGGGCCCGCAGCCGGAACACCGGTCACCGTGCACCCCGCCACGCCGGGCCGCCCCGACTTTCGCTACCCGCCAGACAAGCCGAACCTGTCCGGCGGGACCTACCTCGGCAGCGCGGCGCGCTTTCCGCACACCGATGGCGGTTTCGCGCGCAGGATCGCGTTGCCGACGAGGATGCTGCGCGCGTTACCGGCGGACCTGTCACTCGAAGTGGCTGCGCTTGCCGAGCCCGCAGCGGTGGCCTGGCACGCCGTGTCACGCGCCGACCGATTGAGCGACAAGCGCGTGCTTGTCATCGGTAGCGGACCGATCGGTGCGCTGATCGTCGCCGCCGCACGACGCGTGGGCGCGCGCGAGATCATCGCCGTAGACCTGCACGAGCAGCCGCTCGAGATCGCCGCGCGCGTGGGAGCGACACGCAGTCTGCGGGCGACGGACACCGACACCATCGCGCATGTCGATGCCGACGTGGTGTTCGAGAGCTCGGGTAACCCGCGCGGGCTCGCGTCCGCGGTATCGGCGGCGACGCGCGGCGGACAGGTGATCATGGTCGGTCTCATTCCCGCGGGAGAGCAGCCGGCGCTGCTCGCGACCGCCATCACCCGGGAGCTGCGTCTGGCTGGCTCCTTCCGCTTCAACGACGAGATCGACGAGGTGATCAGGGCGTTGACGGACCAGTCGCTCGCAGTCGGCCCCGTCGTCACCCACACCTTCCCGGTCGCCGATGCGGTGACCGCCTTTGACGTCGCAGCCGACCCCCGCCGATCCGGCAAGGTCCTTCTGGACTTCGCCTGA
- a CDS encoding gluconokinase, translating to MTSVVDPAPDTPVVVMGVSGSGKTTMGSALAERWGRTFVDADDLHPAANKAKMASGVPLDDDDRAPWLAVVSARLNADDRGTVPVIACSALKKKYRDMLRASAPRTLFVHLDVDADTLGDRVSSRAHEYMPPSLLKSQLATLETLLPAERGVTVNAAAPVEELLETIDAAMTSRVEAERTS from the coding sequence ATGACCTCCGTCGTCGATCCCGCGCCGGACACACCAGTCGTCGTCATGGGGGTCTCCGGATCCGGAAAGACGACGATGGGCTCGGCCCTCGCGGAGCGATGGGGGCGGACCTTCGTGGATGCCGATGACCTCCACCCCGCAGCCAACAAGGCGAAGATGGCCTCGGGCGTCCCTCTTGACGACGACGACAGAGCACCGTGGCTGGCCGTCGTATCAGCACGCCTGAACGCGGATGATCGGGGAACGGTACCCGTGATCGCGTGCTCCGCGCTCAAGAAGAAGTATCGCGACATGCTGCGAGCTTCGGCACCGCGCACCCTGTTCGTTCATCTCGACGTGGATGCCGACACGCTCGGCGACCGCGTCAGTTCACGCGCCCACGAGTACATGCCCCCGTCGCTCCTGAAGTCTCAACTCGCGACGCTGGAGACGCTCCTACCGGCCGAGCGCGGTGTCACGGTCAACGCCGCCGCACCCGTCGAAGAACTCCTCGAAACCATCGACGCAGCCATGACCTCTCGTGTCGAGGCGGAGCGAACTTCATGA